In the genome of Perca flavescens isolate YP-PL-M2 chromosome 21, PFLA_1.0, whole genome shotgun sequence, the window TGTATAAACTCTAACACATTTGGCTCTTTCAACATATGCCTGGGTGCGTGCATCAAAGAACCTTGCGTCATTTTTGCCTGTATACTCTCAGAGGGTGATGCATTTTGTCATCAGCCCTCTGAAATGCTGCTAACGTAAATAATGCTCAGGTACAATATCACCCAAAAAGTCATTAGAAATTCTTTCACTGTATGAATGTCTAATTTTATTAGTATTAAGCAATCAAAATGCAACCTTTAGAATATGTTGTGCCATTTTGTGTCTTCAATGCTTTTCAAACAGTTTGATTGCACTTCTGTTTACATTCAGTCCAGACAGTTGCCATCTGAAAACTTGTGTTAGAAGAAtattatattactgtaaataaaagttaaattgAATAAGCTTGGTGCTGTTGTTAGAGCTGCTTTCTAAGCCATAAGTAAAACGAGGGATTTCATTCATCAAATATGAGTGAGTTGGTCATGGTAGTTATCTACCTCTCCAAACATGCAAGCAATCAGAGGTTTAACTGAAAGAGGCATATAATGTAAATGAGAGAGAAGAGATAGAGCCTGAAAAGAAGCTTTGCATTGAAAGCAAGCTCATTAAATCCTTCCCTAATGCCATCGTGTGTTACAAAAGAAGATTATGAATGGCATAAGATAAGCTAGTAAAGTTTCTCTTACTATAATAGCCACCATCTATTTGAGATCCAATTTAATCAAATAATAGTCCAAGGACCAGTCCAAGTTTGAAGAAGGGTTGATTTTAGAATGTAATTTCTCTTACATTTCTGTTCCCAAACATCCAGACATGACCACAGTGTCCATGGAGACTGTTGGAGTACTGATGGAAAGGGGAGCCAATGCCACCAACCCTCCTCCGAACACGCATGAGGACACAGCCGCAACCTTTACCATCGGCACCATCCTCTCCATCATGTGCCTCGTTGGAGTCTCGGGGAACATCTACACCCTGATGGTCATGTGCCATTCCATGAGGACTGCAGCCTCTATGTACATCTACATCATAAACttagcaatggcagatctgctGTATCTTCTCACCATACCCTTCGTAGTCTGCACACACTTCCTAAAGTTGTGGTACTTTGGGGACGCAGGGTGCCGGATTCTGATCAGCATCGACTTCCTGACCATGCATGCCAGTATCTTCACGCTGACTGTCATGAGCACGGAGCGCTACTTTGCTGTGCTCAAGCCACTCGACACAGTCAAGCGGTCTAAAAGTTACCGGAAGGCCATCGCTCTACTAGTCTGGGTTGCATCTCTCATCCTCACCCTACCAATGATCGTAGGCATTCAGCTAAGGACAGTGGGCAACAAGGCTATGTGCCAGCCCACCTTGTCGCCACTCTCCTACAAGGTTTACCTCTCCTTCCTGTTTTGCACTAGCATTGTCGCCCCTGGACTGATCATTGGCTATCTCTACATCCAGCTTGCACGCACTTATTGGGTTTCACAGACCGAGACCTTCAAACAGACTAAGAAACTTCCCAATCAAAAGGTCAGTGCATCTCAAGATACTATATTTCAAGAATTACAAATGGTTCTTAGTCACAATGCAGGCTGCATGGAGTGCTGCTCGGGTGTAGCAAATGTGTCCCTCTGGTGCTCTTCAGCTTGGAGATCCGAGTGTACAAGGGTTCAAGGATTGCCGTTGCCTTGTTGTAAATGATTTAGCCAAAACACATCCGTTATCAATCCTCTCCCTGCCGCTGCAGGTTTTCTATTTTCCATTCCACTCTTGCTCTGTCacgctgagaaaaaaaaactgttccaATTTGCTTCATAGCACGGCTTAAGACGGGTCCATTTTTGTCTTAACAATGTGGTGAATGCTGCCATTCAGTTGCATTAAAGGTTTTTCATAGGATTTACTTTCCTTGGAGCAAGAGAGAAAGCAGACCGTACAACTTGCACCAGAAATAATTAACACATGCTGTGTGTAACTGTGGATCTCTTGCTCTGATCACAATGGGGAAAGGAGAGTTTGACAAAACATCCTTGGTTTTCATAGTACTGATCACTGGAGAAAAATGAGTAGGGCTGACCAGATTTCATAGTTTTTAACAGGATAAACCTGATATGCTGACATGgtgcattaaaggtcccatgacactgtgctctttggatgcttttatgc includes:
- the uts2r gene encoding urotensin-2 receptor, whose protein sequence is MTTVSMETVGVLMERGANATNPPPNTHEDTAATFTIGTILSIMCLVGVSGNIYTLMVMCHSMRTAASMYIYIINLAMADLLYLLTIPFVVCTHFLKLWYFGDAGCRILISIDFLTMHASIFTLTVMSTERYFAVLKPLDTVKRSKSYRKAIALLVWVASLILTLPMIVGIQLRTVGNKAMCQPTLSPLSYKVYLSFLFCTSIVAPGLIIGYLYIQLARTYWVSQTETFKQTKKLPNQKVLYLIFTIVLLFWACFLPFWIWQLLGQFHPSLSLSGKAKRNINYLTTCLTYSNSCINPFLYTLLTKNYKEYLRKHKRSWSAGSYFNRKSRFQRSPRRSPSSSSQQYTESFMLTRTASLRAHNTSL